In the Leptolyngbya sp. CCY15150 genome, TTCAAATGGGCATCCGCATCATTGCGACGCCGAAATCGAGCAAGGGTGCGCCGCTGCATGTGGGGAAGGAGTTGAACAACACACCAGGGATGGAGCAGTTGGTTGTAGGCTGTAGGAGCTTCCACCTCGTAGGCTGCCGATGAAACGTCTTGTGGGCTTTCCAAACGGTAAGTTTCTTGACCCCTAACAACCTCATTTGAGCAAGCCTGGACGCTCTCCCCAGCACTGTCAACGCTAGGGCTCAACGCCCGCTCAATCTTGCCTAACAGTTCAGACGCCTCTCGATCCGGAGGATGCAGCGCCCAGGCGTTGATGGGTGCAGGCTGAAAAGTCAGTCGGTAGGTTTTACCGCCTCTACTGTGAACGAGCCAAACGGCCTGCCGAGGCAGCTTTTGTAGGCGATAGGAGCCTTGCCCTGGCTCTGCCAGCGCTGCTCGAATGCGTTTGATATCGGCCATAACTCGTTGCCCTTGGCTCACGCGACTGTCCTTCCCGATACGTCAATGCGGTGCAGTTGATGCCACCCTAGCCAAGAGCGATTCGCCAAAACAGAGCACGGTGATATTGACAATGTTGGGTTAGGTGTGATCGTCTTCCTGCTCAGTGGCGCAGAGAGCCTGCCGAAGGTCTGCCGGAATCTGGTCAAAGTTGTCGAGCAAAAAATCCATTAGGGCCAGATGGCGCAGGTCAACTGGGGTGGGGCGACGATAGCTGCGGCCCTTACGAAACCAGCCCCGCACCGTCGAGACCGAGCGGGAGCAGATTGCCGCCATGTCTTCCTGGCTCACCTGCCACTTGGCGTAAAATCGCTGGGGCGTCATACCCAGTTGGCAGTAGCTGTACCGGTCAATCAGATGCTGCTCGCGGGGAGAAAGGGGGCGGGGATTCATTGGGCAGCCTCCTGATCAAAGGGTTCGAGGTCGTCTTCCCAGGCGATGTCGGCTCTGACCCAGGCGGCACTGGGGGAAGCAGGATCGAGCCAGATCAGGTAGCACCATTGCCAGCAGCGACAGTGGGGGGCATAGCTGTAGCACCGGCCCATGACCAGGCCCCAATCAGTCGCGT is a window encoding:
- a CDS encoding helix-turn-helix domain-containing protein, producing the protein MNPRPLSPREQHLIDRYSYCQLGMTPQRFYAKWQVSQEDMAAICSRSVSTVRGWFRKGRSYRRPTPVDLRHLALMDFLLDNFDQIPADLRQALCATEQEDDHT